Part of the Listeria innocua genome is shown below.
AATCGGAAATTACGTCGAAACCAAAAAAGCAGTTGTCGGTGAAGGAACTAAATTACCTCATTTCATTTACATGGGAGATGCGGAAATTGGTAAAAACGTCAATGTTGGTTGCGGAAGTATTGCTGTTAATTACGATGGCAAAAATAAAGCAAAAACCATCATTGGTGATAATGTCTTTGTTGGATGTAATTCGAATTTGATTGCACCTGTCAAAGTGGGAGATCGTGCTTTCATAGCAGCGGGCTCCACAATTACAAAAGATGTTCCTGAAGATGCGTTAGGTATTGCTCGCGCGAAACAAGATAACAAACTTGGCTACGCGAAACATTTGAATCACGGTAAATAATTTCCTATTGGAAAGTTTAAAATTTTAATAAAAAATAGTGGAGGCTGATTATGTCAAACGAGTATTTTGATCCAAAGTTGAAGATTTTCTCGCTAAATTCTAATCGTGAACTAGCTGAAGAGATTGCGAAAGAAGTAGGTATTGAGTTAGGGAAATCAAGCGTTACTCATTTTAGTGATGGAGAAATCCAAATTAACATTGAAGAAAGTATCCGTGGTTGTCATGTATATGTTATTCAATCAACGAGTAATCCTGTAAACCAGAATTTAATGGAACTTTTGATCATGATTGATGCGTTGAAACGCGCTTCCGCAGCAACAATTAATATTGTTATGCCTTACTATGGTTATGCACGTCAAGACCGTAAAGCAAGAAGTCGTGAACCAATCACAGCGAAATTAGTAGCAAACTTAATCGAAACTGCTGGTGCAACTAGAATGATTACACTTGATATGCATGCACCGCAAATCCAAGGTTTCTTTGATATTCCAATTGACCATTTGAATGCAGTTCGCCTTCTAAGTGACTATTTCAGCGAACGTCATTTAGGTGATGATTTAGTTGTAGTTTCACCTGACCACGGCGGGGTTACACGTGCTCGTAAAATGGCTGACCGTTTGAAAGCGCCGATTGCTATCATTGATAAGCGTCGTCCGCGTCCAAACGTAGCTGAAGTAATGAACATCGTTGGAAATGTTGAAGGAAAAGTTTGTATTATCATTGACGACATTATCGACACAGCTGGAACAATCACGCTTGCTGCAAAAGCATTACGTGAAGCTGGCGCGACAAAAGTATACGCATGTTGTTCGCACCCAGTTCTTTCTGGCCCAGCAATGAAACGTATTGAAGATTCACCAATCGAAAAACTAGTTGTAACAAACTCCATCGCTCTTCCAGAAGAAAAATGGATCGATAAAATGGAGCAACTTTCTGTAGCAGCTCTTCTTGGTGAAGCGATCGTTCGCGTTCATGAAAATGCTTCTGTAAGTTCTTTATTTGAATAAAATTTAAAACTAAAAAGGATTTTTCTGTGATTATTCATAGAGAAATCCTTTTTTAATTTAAAATCGTGTTTTTGATTAAACCAGTTAATAATCAAGACGGGAAATATACACTTTATATAAAATCTCCCTTTTGAAAGTCTATTTTTATCTTTGCTTTAAATGAGGGTGTGATAACTTTAATTCGGGATAAATGGTTGGGGAAAGCAGGAGTTAGAGCAGTTTTGAACTCGTTGTTTGAGATGATTATTACAAATTTTGCACAGGAGATTTGGTGGATAAAGTTCACAGAATGTCTATTGTAATGGCTCTGTTTGTTAGGTACTCTTAAATAGTACAAAAGACTAATTAGGAGGAACAGCTATGAAATTGCTAAAAAAGGGAACAACAGTTTTATTTGTAATGATTATGGCAGTTATGTTAGTAGCATGTGGGGATAAGGAAGAAAGTAAGACCTTTTCACTTTCTCAAAATGGTGTGGATTCGAAATTAACTTACACTTATAAAGGGGACAAAGTTACTAAGCAAACTGCTGAAAACACAATGTTATATACTTCAATGGGCATTAAAACAAAAGAAGAAGCAGAAAAAATGCTTAAAGAAACAAGTGAGAAATTCCAAAACATTGAAGGATTGAAAGAAAGCATTGAATATAAAGATGACAAAGCTATTGAAACATTAGAAGTAGATTACACGAAAATATCTTCTGAAGACCTTAAGAAATTACCTGGTATGGCATCAACCGGAGATGTGTCTAAAGGGATTAGTATGAAAGAATCTGAAAAAATGTTGAAATCTCAAGGCTTTAAAGAAGTCGAAAAATAAGCTAGTAGTAAAAAAGAAGTATCCGACCAGTCGGATACTTCTTTTTGCTTAATAATCTTGCGCTTCAATAACAACGGCAGTACCGGAAGCAGTAACCATTAACATGCCATTATCTGCACCGAGCACTTCATAATCAATGTCAACACCAATAACGGCATTTGCACCAATATCTTTCGCGCGTTGTTCCATTTCGCGAATTGCTTCCTCGCGAGCGTTAATAAGTTCATCTTCATAGCCTTGCGAACGGCCCCCGAAGAAATTTCTAAGTCCGGCTCCGATGTCTTTCATAAAATTAACACCAGTAATGACTTCGCCGAAAACGATTTTTTTATACTCGATAATTTGTTTGCCTTCAATATTTGGTGAGGTTGTTACAATCATGGTTTTATCCCTCCAGTTTTCTTTTATCATACCTCTTAGTACTTTTTCTAGTCAAAGGATATCTGCTTAATTTACCCGATTTCGCGCTTTTTCAATATAAGAAATTGCATCTGGAACTTTACAAGAAGTTTTTCCTAGGTTTACGTGAACTTTTCCAACTGATTTTGCGGCTTCAATTGCTTTTTCATGCAAATCGTCTTTGTAAATTCCGCAAGTGATAATAAAGCCGTTCATTGAATAGCGAGTTCTATTTGATTCGGATTGTAATGTTTCTTTCGCGCGTTGGAGTAATGCCTCTGCTTCAGGCAAGTTGTTAATATGCTCGCTATAAATCTGCCAGCCCATGGATTTAGTTAAATCATACTCGCTCTCAATCCACTTCTTTGCAAAAAGGAGTGCATCATCACGTTTGCTTACGATCGATGCTAGTCCAAAGGTGAGTTGTGACCATGTTTCGCGAAAAGCTACATTCCATTTTTCGATTTGCTCGGTAGTTACTTTGTTTGGATTGACCGCAAGTAAACCAAGATAAATTAAGTCGCTGTTATTTGATTCGATTAGCTCTACGGCCAGTTCATGGTTTTTAGTTAATTTTTCACGGCGGATAATTTTCTTTAAGTCTCCAATTTTTAGTCCGTAAAGATCTAATGAATCCGGGCAACCGTGATTACGAAAAATTTTAATCGTATTGGGGTTTTCTAAGGCTTGTAGCTCGGTGTCAAGTTGGTCAAAAGTAATCATACGCGTCACTCCTCTCGAATAAATTAAGTATAACAAAAAAGCATGCAAAATCGCATGCTTTTAGGAATTAAGAATATTAGTCGATTTGTTTCATTGCATCGTCTAGAACTTTTTTAAGTGTATCCGCGGAGTTTTTCATTTGTTCTTTTTCTTTGTCGTTTAAGTTCATTTCGACAATGTGGCGAACTCCTTGGCGGTTAACTACTGCTGGTGCGCCGATGTAAATATCGTTCATACCATAGTGGCCATCTAAATAAACAGAAAGTGGTAAAATCGCATTTTCGTTATTTAGGATCGCTTTTGTAATACGAGCAAGAGCCGCAGCAACGCCGTAGAATGTAGCGCCTTTTTTATTGATAATTTCATAAGCTGCATCACGAACGCTTACGAAAATAGTATCCATTGCACCTTGTTCGTCTTCGTTAATCCATTCAGTGATTGGAAGGCCACCAACTGTTGTATGGCTCCATGCTGGGAATTCTGTGTCGCCGTGTTCGCCGAGGATATAACCATGGACGTTACGAGCGTCCACTTTTAAGTAATCGGCAATCGACATACGGAAACGTGCTGTATCAAGGCTTGTTCCAGAACCGATAACGCGTTCTTTTGGAAGGCCTGAGAATTTCCATGTAGCGTAAGTTAAGATGTCTACTGGGTTAGACGCGATTAAAAAGATGCCATCAAATCCGCTAGCCATAACTTCATCCACAATGCCTTTCATGATTTTGATGTTACGATTTACTAAGTCTAAACGAGTTTCACCAGGTTTTTGTGCAGTCCCAGCAGTGACAACAACTAAGTCTGCATCATGGCAGTCGCTATAATTTGCTGAGTAGATTTTCTTCGGTGTGGAAAATGGAACGGCGTGGCTTAAATCCATCGCATCCCCGATTGTTCTGTCTTTATCTATGTCAATAATGCCGAATTCTTGTCCGATACTTAAGTTTACACAAGCAAATGCATAACTAGAACCAACTGCTCCGTCGCCAACTAAAATAATTTTTTGATGATCTTTCATTTCGAATTCCTCCTATAAAAAATCTATTTACTAGTACAGTATAACATGAATTTTTCATTTGTGAAGCATTGAACGTCCTGAATTTAAAAAAGTTGTTATAATAAATTTATGAAAACGCTATAGTACAGTTTGGAAGCGTCTGCATTAGGAGCGGTTCGCTATTTTCTGTTTACCTTTTATTGAGAATTATAAACCTTTTAAATAGAAATAAGGCTTTTGCTTTGTTTTGCTATTTTTCTAAAGGGTAGATATAATGTAGATGTACCAAAATTGAATGAGTGGAGTGATTTTTTATGGCAACAACATTAGAGGTCCAGAAAAGAGAAACAACGCAACATTCAGAAGTAACGAGATTGCGTAGTGAAGGAAAAGTGCCTGGAATTATTTATGGTTACAAATCGGAAAATGTTCCAGTTTCCGTTGATTCTTTGGAATTAATCAAAGCAGTTCGTGACAATGGTCGAAACGCCGTATTTTCAGTTACTGTAGACGGCAAGAAATTAAACGTTTTATTACATGAATATCAAGTGGATCCATTAAAAGACGTATTAGTACACGTTGATTTACTAGCTGTTGATATGAATGAAGAAGTTGAGACGGATGTTCGTGTGGTATTAGTTGGTGATGCTCCAGGCGTTAAAGCTGGCGGTGTACTTCAACAAATTATCCATGATGTAAAAGTTTCAGCAACACCAGAAAAATTACCAGAAACAATTGAATTAGACATTTCTTCATTAGAAATCGGTGATGTTTTAACTACAAACGACCTTCCTGAAAACAAAGATTATGTCGTGCAAGCAGAGGAAGAAGAAACAGTTGTTACCGTTTCTGCTCCACGTGCTGAAGAAGAACCAACGACTACGGAAGCACCAGAACCAGAAGCTGTACATGGTAATGATGAAGAACCAGTTGAATAATTTTTTATAAATAAGGATGGAAGATTCGCATTTGTTTGCGATATCTTCCATTTTTTTTGTTATAATAGCTGTATGAAGGAGGCGGTTTCATGCTTGATAAATCAGTACCACATATTTCTGTTGCAATGGTAAATCATAGTGCTACCAAATATCCTGAGTTCAGTTTGCCAGAAGGTTATTCGTTTCGTTTTTATAGAGATGGGCTGGAGGAAGACTGGTGCAGATTGCAACTAGAAACTGGCCAAGTTCCATCATTGGAAAGTATTCGGATGCGTTTTAATACAGAATTTGGAAATGAAAAAGAAAAATTAGCCAAGCGCTGCGTCTTTGTAGAAGCCCCAGACGGCGAAATTATCGGGACCGCAATGCTTTGGCATGGAAATACATTTGGCGAGATGGCAAGCCGCATTCATTGGGTCGCTGTACTCGACTCGCACGGCGGAAAAGGTATCGCCAAAGCCTTGTTATCTAAAATTCTCGGCTTAAACAAAAGTGATTTCGTCTATCTAACAACGCAGACAGGAAGTTACCAAGCTATTTATCTTTATCAAAAATTTGGCTTTGAAAAATTCGTGGATGAAACTCCTGAAAATTGGAAAACAGAAAACTTTCAAGCAGAAAACGAAAAAGCTTGGCAAATAATTGAAAATAAAATTGCGGAATACAAGGCTTAGTTGGAAAACTTTCAACCAATGGAAATCCGTGTTATAATCAAAAAAACATCGAAACAAAAACCAGTTCATTCGTGAAGTGGTTTAGTTCATGTAAGGAGAAGCTTTTATGAAATTAATCGCAGGACTCGGAAATCCGGGCAAAAAATATGAACGTACCCGGCATAATGTCGGTTTTATGGTAGTAGATGAGCTGAGTTTTCGCCATCAAACCCCTTGGAAAAAATCAAAATTTAACGGTATGGTAAGTGAAATTAATGTGGGCGGCGAGAAAATGATTCTAGTTAAACCACTGACTTTCATGAACGCTTCTGGTGAGTGCATTCGTCCGCTAATGGATTACTACAATATCCAGATAGAAGACGTTCTAATTGTATATGATGACTTAGATTTACCAGTTGGGAAAATCAGATTGCGCCAAAAAGGTAGCGCAGGTGGTCATAATGGGATGAAATCAATTATTCAACACGTTAAGACGCAAGAGTTTAATCGTATCCGTGTGGGTGTCAGTCGTCCTTTAAAAGGGGAAGTCATCCATTACGTATTAGGAGATTTTCCAAAAGCGGAACAACCTGATATTATCGCAGCAATTCAAAAAAGCGCAGATGCTATTGAAGATTTTGCGCAAACACCATTTATTGAAGTAATGAATAAGTATAATTAAAAAATAGACTATCCGAGAGGCGTGGCAATGCTTTTGCCACGTATTTCGGTCTTTCTTCTAGCGTGTGATTTAATCTTGCATTGCATAGAATGAATTTTCTGACAAAAAAGGAGCTGTTTTCCCTTGAAAGGATTACAACAATTAATATATGAACAAAAAGATATTCGCGCGGTCTTAAACGCGCTTGATGAAAAAGAAAAATCACAACTTGTCACAGGGCTGACAGGTTCTTCGCGCGCGCTTTTTGCGAGTGTGGTGGAAGGCGCATCAAAGCGACCAGTTGTGTTTGTAACGCATAATTTGTACCATGCGCAAAAATTATACGACGATTTACTTTCTTTAATAGATGTGGATAGATTGTTTTTATATCCAGCAGATGAATTAATTTCTTCAGAGTTAAGTATTTCTAGTCCAGAATTGCGTGGTCAACGTGTTGAGGCGCTCGACTTCTTATTATCTGGCAAACCAGGAATTGTAATTGTTCCAGTTGCAGGGCTTAGAAAAATGCTTCCACCTGTCTCGTTATGGAAACATTTTAATATATCTATCGTTGAAGGCGAAGAAATCGATCCAGATGTATTGCGCCAAAAATTAGTCACTATGGGTTACACGATGAGTGGAATGGTGAACACCCCAGGAGAATTCAGTGTCCGCGGGGGCATCATTGATATTTATCCGATTACAGAAGAATTTCCGATTAGAATAGAACTTTTCGATACCGAAGTGGATTCTCTTCGTTTCTTTGATGTGGAGACACAGCGTTCGACAACACGTGTTGAAGAATTCCGTTTGCTTCCCGCGACAGAAATCATCTTAGATCAAAGCTATTATCCTGACATTGTTACCCGTTTAGAAAAGAAAATGACGCTTACGTTAAATGAACTAAAAGAAAACGAAGATAAACAAGCACTCGTTGAAAATTTAGAAGAAGATTTAGAAATGTTGCGTTCTGGCGTAAAACCAGACATGTTCTTTAAATATATTGGTTTAGCTTATCCAGATCCAGCTTCACTTTTCGATTATTTGCCAAAAAACACTGCTATATTACTCGATGAATTTGCGCGGATTTTAGAAACCGAAGAAAGTTTGGAGCGGGAAGAAGCTGAGTGGCAGACCGAAACATTAAGTCGCATGGAAACAGTTCGCGACGTTCAAGTAAGCCATTCATTCAAAAAATTATTAGATGAAAACCATTCGCCCAAAATATACTTAACGCTTTTCCAAAAACAAATGGCAAGTATGCGCGTGTCAAAAACGACCAATATCGTTTATAAACAAATGCAGCAATTTCATGGCCAAATGAATGTTTTAAAAACAGAAATAGAAAGTTGGCATAAAAATAATTATGCCGTAGTTATTTTAGCGCCGAACTTAGAACGTGCCGAAAAAATGCAACAAACTTTAGCGGATTACGATATGGAAAGCACGATTTTGAAAAAAGAATCGGATGTACCAAAATATGGTATGGTTCAATTTGTCATCGGAACGTTCCAAAACGGTTTTGAACTTCCGCTTGCAAAAGTAGCCATTATTAGTGAAACTGAACTTTTTAATAAAAAAATCAAAAAGGTGAAAAAACGTCAAAAACTTTCTAATGCAGAACGAATACAAAGTTATTCTGAATTAAAAGTTGGCGACTATGTGGTTCACGTTAATCATGGTATCGCCCGTTATGTCGGGATGGAAACACTAGATATTAACGGCGTGCACAAAGATTATTTGCTGCTAGTTTACCAAGGTGAGGATAAACTTTTCATTCCAGTAGATCAACTTGATTTAGTTCAAAAATATGTTGGTGCAGAAGGGAAATCCCCAAGGTTAAACAAACTAGGTGGTGCTGAATGGAAGCGTGTGAAGAAGAAAGTACAAGCTTCCGTCCAAGATATTGCCGACGATTTAATCAAATTATATGCCGAACGAGAAGCTGAAAAAGGTTATGCATTTAGTGCGGATGACGAAATGCAGCGCGAATTTGAAGAAGCCTTTCCGTACCAAGAAACTGACGACCAATTGCGCTCGATTTCAGAAATCAAAAAAGACATGGAACGTCCGCGCCCAATGGATCGACTTTTGGTGGGGGATGTTGGTTACGGGAAAACCGAAGTGGCTTTAAGAGCTGCTTTCAAAGCAATTATGGATGGCAAGCAAGTTGCGTTCTTAGTCCCAACGACTATTTTGGCGCAACAACATTATGAAACAATGAAAGAAAGGTTCCAAGGTTTCCCAATCGAAATCGGACTTTTAAGCCGTTTCCGTACGAAAAAACAACAAACAGAGACGTTAAAAGGAATGAAAAATGGCACAGTTGATATTGTGGTCGGAACGCACCGCCTATTATCAAAAGACGTTGAGTATCAAGATTTAGGCTTGCTTGTAGTCGACGAAGAACAACGATTTGGCGTAACTCACAAAGAAAAAATCAAACAAATGCGATCAAAAATAGATGTGCTAACTCTTACTGCAACACCAATTCCGAGAACACTTCACATGTCTATGCTCGGCGTTCGTGACTTATCTGTTATCGAAACGCCTCCAGCGAACCGTTTTCCAGTTCAAACATACGTAGCAGAGCAAAATAACGTTTTAGTTCGCGAGGCAATTGAACGTGAGTTGGCGCGGGATGGACAAGTTTATTATCTTTACAACCGTGTTGAATCAATTACGCAAAAAGCTGATGAAATTTCTGCAATGGTTCCGGATGCACGTGTTGCAACGGCTCATGGTCAAATGGGTGAATCGGAATTAGAATCAGTTATTTTAAGTTTCCTTGAAGGAGAATTCGATGTCCTCGTCACGACAACTATTATTGAAACCGGAGTAGATATTCCGAACGTTAATACGCTTTTCGTGCAAGATGCTGATCGTATGGGACTATCACAACTGTACCAATTGCGCGGACGGGTAGGACGCTGGAACAGAATCGCATATGCTTACTTTATGTATCAAAAAGATAAAATTTTGCGTGAGGAAGCTGAAAAACGCTTATCAGCCATTAAAGAGTTTACCGAGTTAGGCTCTGGATTTAAGATTGCAATGCGCGACTTATCCATTCGTGGGGCTGGAAATATCCTTGGAGCGCAACAACACGGCTTTATTGATTCGGTCGGCTTCGATCTATACTCGCAAATGCTAAAAGAAGCAATTGAAGCGAAAAAACCGAAAGAAGAACAAAAACAAATCGTTCCAGTCGAAATCGACATTCAGGCAGATGCCTATATTCCAGAATATTATATTACTGACGGGCGCCAAAAAATTGAGATGTACAAACGGTTCCGAAATATTGAATCATTACTCGACCTGGAAGACTTGCAAAGCGACATGATTGACCGTTTTGGTGAGTATCCAGAAGAAGTTGAATATTTATTTACGATGACAGAACTCAAAGTACATGCGCTTGAAGTTGGAATTGAATCAGTTAAACAAGAACAAAATAAAATTACGATGCTATTTTCAGAAAGCGGAACAGCTGGAATTCGCGGAGACATCGTCATGCAAATTATTGGCGAATTTGGTCGTATGGTTGGAGTAGGCATGGAAGGAACACAGCTGAAAATCACAATAAATGTCCAAAATAAACCTTTAAAAGAATGGCTATATCAAGTGAAAAGTTTAGCAGAAAAACTTCGTGGAGCTATGAAAGAACAAGTATCTACCGAAAAGTAGTGCATTATTAAGAAGAAAGGAGGTGGCGGGATGTCAGAACGTTCCATGAAGGGACTAATGAAAGGAGCGGCTTGGCTAACCGCTGCCTCGTTTATCTCTAAATTACTTAGTGCAGTTTACCGAGTACCTTTTCAAAATATGGTGGGAGATGTTGGATTTTATATTTTTCAACAAGTATATCCAATATATGGAATTGCGATGACACTTGCGCTTGGAGGCTTCCCGGTTGTTATTTCTAAAATGCTGGCAGAAGCAGAGGGCGATTTAAGAAGACAGCAAATAATTATGCGAGCTGTCTCACGGATGCTTCGAATTGTAAGCATCGTGATTTTTGCTTTCTTATTCATCTTTGCAGGTTTAATTGCAATCATGATGGGCGATCCAGCCCTTTCTGAGTTAATTCGCGTTATTAGTTTTGTGTTTTTACTTATGCCACAACTCGCGTTCATGCGTGGTTTTTTCCAAGGTGAGGGAGACATGATACCAACAGCAATTTCTCAGACCGTTGAACAAATAATTCGAGTAGCGATCATTTTAATTGGTGCAGGACTTGCGCTCAATTTAGAACTTAATCTATATGACGCAGGCTCGATGGCGATGAGCGGTGCATTTTTTGGCGGGGTTGCCGGAATCTTTATTTTGCGCCATTTTTATAATAAAAAAGTCGCGCTTGGAGGAGGATTACAACCTGCTGTATTTGCAAATAAAGAAGAAAAAGTGGGGATTGGCCGGGCTTTTTTACGGCAAAGTGTAGCGATCTGTGTGGTCAGTTCCATGCTGATTTTATTTCAATTAGTGGATTCTTTTCAAGTTTACCGGTTAATGAGCGATTCGGGAATTCCGGAATTTATCGCTAAATCACTCAAAGGTATATACGACCGCGGGCAGCCAATTTTGCAATTAGGACTTGTGTTATCAACGGGGCTCGCTCTTGCGCTTGTTCCAATGATTACTGCGGCAAGGGTTCAAAATCAACAAAAAGAACTCAAACGCTCCATTTTATTAGCGGTTAAAATTACTTTGATTTTG
Proteins encoded:
- a CDS encoding ribose-phosphate diphosphokinase yields the protein MSNEYFDPKLKIFSLNSNRELAEEIAKEVGIELGKSSVTHFSDGEIQINIEESIRGCHVYVIQSTSNPVNQNLMELLIMIDALKRASAATINIVMPYYGYARQDRKARSREPITAKLVANLIETAGATRMITLDMHAPQIQGFFDIPIDHLNAVRLLSDYFSERHLGDDLVVVSPDHGGVTRARKMADRLKAPIAIIDKRRPRPNVAEVMNIVGNVEGKVCIIIDDIIDTAGTITLAAKALREAGATKVYACCSHPVLSGPAMKRIEDSPIEKLVVTNSIALPEEKWIDKMEQLSVAALLGEAIVRVHENASVSSLFE
- a CDS encoding YehR family lipoprotein, whose translation is MKLLKKGTTVLFVMIMAVMLVACGDKEESKTFSLSQNGVDSKLTYTYKGDKVTKQTAENTMLYTSMGIKTKEEAEKMLKETSEKFQNIEGLKESIEYKDDKAIETLEVDYTKISSEDLKKLPGMASTGDVSKGISMKESEKMLKSQGFKEVEK
- a CDS encoding putative heavy metal-binding protein, with the protein product MIVTTSPNIEGKQIIEYKKIVFGEVITGVNFMKDIGAGLRNFFGGRSQGYEDELINAREEAIREMEQRAKDIGANAVIGVDIDYEVLGADNGMLMVTASGTAVVIEAQDY
- a CDS encoding DNA alkylation repair protein translates to MITFDQLDTELQALENPNTIKIFRNHGCPDSLDLYGLKIGDLKKIIRREKLTKNHELAVELIESNNSDLIYLGLLAVNPNKVTTEQIEKWNVAFRETWSQLTFGLASIVSKRDDALLFAKKWIESEYDLTKSMGWQIYSEHINNLPEAEALLQRAKETLQSESNRTRYSMNGFIITCGIYKDDLHEKAIEAAKSVGKVHVNLGKTSCKVPDAISYIEKARNRVN
- a CDS encoding L-lactate dehydrogenase, coding for MKDHQKIILVGDGAVGSSYAFACVNLSIGQEFGIIDIDKDRTIGDAMDLSHAVPFSTPKKIYSANYSDCHDADLVVVTAGTAQKPGETRLDLVNRNIKIMKGIVDEVMASGFDGIFLIASNPVDILTYATWKFSGLPKERVIGSGTSLDTARFRMSIADYLKVDARNVHGYILGEHGDTEFPAWSHTTVGGLPITEWINEDEQGAMDTIFVSVRDAAYEIINKKGATFYGVAAALARITKAILNNENAILPLSVYLDGHYGMNDIYIGAPAVVNRQGVRHIVEMNLNDKEKEQMKNSADTLKKVLDDAMKQID
- a CDS encoding 50S ribosomal protein L25/general stress protein Ctc — translated: MATTLEVQKRETTQHSEVTRLRSEGKVPGIIYGYKSENVPVSVDSLELIKAVRDNGRNAVFSVTVDGKKLNVLLHEYQVDPLKDVLVHVDLLAVDMNEEVETDVRVVLVGDAPGVKAGGVLQQIIHDVKVSATPEKLPETIELDISSLEIGDVLTTNDLPENKDYVVQAEEEETVVTVSAPRAEEEPTTTEAPEPEAVHGNDEEPVE
- a CDS encoding GNAT family N-acetyltransferase, with the protein product MLDKSVPHISVAMVNHSATKYPEFSLPEGYSFRFYRDGLEEDWCRLQLETGQVPSLESIRMRFNTEFGNEKEKLAKRCVFVEAPDGEIIGTAMLWHGNTFGEMASRIHWVAVLDSHGGKGIAKALLSKILGLNKSDFVYLTTQTGSYQAIYLYQKFGFEKFVDETPENWKTENFQAENEKAWQIIENKIAEYKA
- the pth gene encoding aminoacyl-tRNA hydrolase, with protein sequence MKLIAGLGNPGKKYERTRHNVGFMVVDELSFRHQTPWKKSKFNGMVSEINVGGEKMILVKPLTFMNASGECIRPLMDYYNIQIEDVLIVYDDLDLPVGKIRLRQKGSAGGHNGMKSIIQHVKTQEFNRIRVGVSRPLKGEVIHYVLGDFPKAEQPDIIAAIQKSADAIEDFAQTPFIEVMNKYN
- the mfd gene encoding transcription-repair coupling factor, translating into MKGLQQLIYEQKDIRAVLNALDEKEKSQLVTGLTGSSRALFASVVEGASKRPVVFVTHNLYHAQKLYDDLLSLIDVDRLFLYPADELISSELSISSPELRGQRVEALDFLLSGKPGIVIVPVAGLRKMLPPVSLWKHFNISIVEGEEIDPDVLRQKLVTMGYTMSGMVNTPGEFSVRGGIIDIYPITEEFPIRIELFDTEVDSLRFFDVETQRSTTRVEEFRLLPATEIILDQSYYPDIVTRLEKKMTLTLNELKENEDKQALVENLEEDLEMLRSGVKPDMFFKYIGLAYPDPASLFDYLPKNTAILLDEFARILETEESLEREEAEWQTETLSRMETVRDVQVSHSFKKLLDENHSPKIYLTLFQKQMASMRVSKTTNIVYKQMQQFHGQMNVLKTEIESWHKNNYAVVILAPNLERAEKMQQTLADYDMESTILKKESDVPKYGMVQFVIGTFQNGFELPLAKVAIISETELFNKKIKKVKKRQKLSNAERIQSYSELKVGDYVVHVNHGIARYVGMETLDINGVHKDYLLLVYQGEDKLFIPVDQLDLVQKYVGAEGKSPRLNKLGGAEWKRVKKKVQASVQDIADDLIKLYAEREAEKGYAFSADDEMQREFEEAFPYQETDDQLRSISEIKKDMERPRPMDRLLVGDVGYGKTEVALRAAFKAIMDGKQVAFLVPTTILAQQHYETMKERFQGFPIEIGLLSRFRTKKQQTETLKGMKNGTVDIVVGTHRLLSKDVEYQDLGLLVVDEEQRFGVTHKEKIKQMRSKIDVLTLTATPIPRTLHMSMLGVRDLSVIETPPANRFPVQTYVAEQNNVLVREAIERELARDGQVYYLYNRVESITQKADEISAMVPDARVATAHGQMGESELESVILSFLEGEFDVLVTTTIIETGVDIPNVNTLFVQDADRMGLSQLYQLRGRVGRWNRIAYAYFMYQKDKILREEAEKRLSAIKEFTELGSGFKIAMRDLSIRGAGNILGAQQHGFIDSVGFDLYSQMLKEAIEAKKPKEEQKQIVPVEIDIQADAYIPEYYITDGRQKIEMYKRFRNIESLLDLEDLQSDMIDRFGEYPEEVEYLFTMTELKVHALEVGIESVKQEQNKITMLFSESGTAGIRGDIVMQIIGEFGRMVGVGMEGTQLKITINVQNKPLKEWLYQVKSLAEKLRGAMKEQVSTEK
- a CDS encoding putative polysaccharide biosynthesis protein encodes the protein MSERSMKGLMKGAAWLTAASFISKLLSAVYRVPFQNMVGDVGFYIFQQVYPIYGIAMTLALGGFPVVISKMLAEAEGDLRRQQIIMRAVSRMLRIVSIVIFAFLFIFAGLIAIMMGDPALSELIRVISFVFLLMPQLAFMRGFFQGEGDMIPTAISQTVEQIIRVAIILIGAGLALNLELNLYDAGSMAMSGAFFGGVAGIFILRHFYNKKVALGGGLQPAVFANKEEKVGIGRAFLRQSVAICVVSSMLILFQLVDSFQVYRLMSDSGIPEFIAKSLKGIYDRGQPILQLGLVLSTGLALALVPMITAARVQNQQKELKRSILLAVKITLILSGAETVGLIVIMRPLNQMLFQTPDGTFVLQLFMPAVFLSSLIVMLSSILQGFGKIIVPAVGVGIGLIVKWITGSILIPRLATIGASISTCIGLLIVLIICYVSLKQTIRVPFVEKTMILRLVAALALMAVVPCLFEWFAPLSTRLGSAFQAITSAAIGGSVFLVFALRYKLLGPKDFVFLPFGSKLLALSKFVARK